In Terriglobales bacterium, a single genomic region encodes these proteins:
- a CDS encoding chemotaxis response regulator protein-glutamate methylesterase yields MSQPVRVLVVDDSALMRKLIPQILQTDTSIQVVGTAMDGAFALKKIEELKPHVLTLDLEMPGMGGMQALGEITRKHKLPVIVVSSHTTQGASATFKALALGAFDFVAKPRDASAHMQEVARELINKIKVAAASGAPKLPVMPPVGPPKGEKLRSRKRDSPAKVIAVGISTGGPNAIQYLLSQLPADFPGVILLVQHMPEGFTEMFARRLDECSALEVKEAQSGDLLGAGRVLVCPGNRHMRARRTPLGDVVVLSDDPRVNGHRPSVDVLFRSVAEEFGAKAVAVLMTGMGDDGADAMKAVKDAGGMTIAQSPDSCTVYGMPRAAIERGHAIRVVPLDALANTLQAQCMSGDGSKAAHASADF; encoded by the coding sequence ATGAGCCAACCAGTGAGAGTTCTGGTGGTGGACGATTCTGCCTTGATGCGCAAGCTGATTCCGCAGATTTTGCAGACCGACACCTCCATTCAGGTGGTCGGAACTGCGATGGATGGCGCTTTCGCCCTGAAAAAGATTGAGGAGCTAAAACCTCACGTCCTTACACTCGACCTGGAAATGCCGGGTATGGGTGGCATGCAGGCGCTGGGTGAGATCACCCGCAAGCACAAGTTGCCGGTCATTGTTGTGAGTTCCCATACCACTCAAGGAGCCTCGGCCACATTCAAGGCGCTGGCGCTGGGGGCTTTCGATTTTGTCGCCAAGCCGAGGGACGCGTCGGCGCATATGCAGGAAGTGGCGCGTGAATTGATCAACAAGATCAAAGTGGCAGCCGCCAGCGGCGCACCCAAGCTACCGGTCATGCCGCCGGTTGGGCCGCCAAAGGGAGAGAAGCTGCGCTCCCGCAAAAGGGATTCACCGGCAAAGGTGATCGCAGTTGGAATTTCAACGGGGGGGCCAAACGCTATCCAGTATCTGCTCTCGCAATTGCCAGCGGATTTTCCAGGGGTCATCCTGCTGGTGCAGCACATGCCCGAAGGCTTTACAGAAATGTTCGCCCGGCGACTGGATGAGTGCTCGGCGCTTGAGGTGAAAGAGGCCCAGTCAGGCGATCTGCTTGGCGCAGGCCGGGTCCTGGTATGTCCCGGTAACCGCCACATGAGAGCACGGCGGACCCCCTTGGGAGACGTGGTGGTGCTATCGGATGATCCGCGGGTGAACGGGCATCGCCCGTCAGTGGACGTGCTGTTCCGCTCGGTGGCGGAGGAATTCGGGGCCAAGGCTGTGGCCGTGCTCATGACAGGCATGGGAGACGACGGCGCCGACGCCATGAAAGCGGTTAAGGACGCCGGGGGAATGACCATTGCCCAGAGTCCCGATTCTTGCACCGTGTATGGCATGCCCCGCGCCGCTATCGAACGCGGACACGCTATCCGAGTGGTTCCCCTGGACGCTCTGGCCAACACTTTGCAGGCGCAGTGCATGTCAGGAGATGGAAGCAAAGCAGCGCACGCCAGTGCCGACTTTTAG
- a CDS encoding chemotaxis protein CheX: MRMELIQPFINAADAVLASTLECRSTRLGNFSMDQEAYRSKGIAAIVTVTGDIEGRIIFDAEVETARRMAGQTMGGEKPDSDETVREAICELANQVIGNAISSLNDQGFHFKIHPPEVHQGEGLKSTEDTEALVMCFETSSGNVFMNIAMRYNRRRPKARAIAAGD, translated from the coding sequence ATGAGGATGGAGCTCATACAGCCGTTCATCAACGCCGCCGATGCGGTGCTCGCCTCCACTCTCGAGTGCCGCAGCACTCGCCTGGGCAATTTCAGCATGGACCAGGAGGCCTACCGCAGTAAGGGGATTGCCGCCATAGTTACCGTCACTGGCGACATTGAAGGACGGATTATTTTCGATGCCGAGGTTGAGACTGCCCGGCGTATGGCTGGTCAGACGATGGGCGGAGAGAAACCGGATTCTGACGAGACGGTCCGAGAGGCTATCTGCGAGCTAGCGAACCAAGTGATCGGGAATGCTATTAGCTCTCTCAATGACCAGGGTTTTCATTTCAAGATTCACCCTCCGGAAGTTCACCAGGGAGAAGGCCTGAAGAGTACTGAAGATACCGAGGCGTTGGTCATGTGTTTCGAGACCAGCAGCGGCAATGTTTTTATGAACATTGCCATGCGGTATAACCGCCGCCGTCCAAAGGCACGGGCCATAGCGGCGGGCGATTAG
- a CDS encoding response regulator yields the protein MEQFAAVHRKNGEAIRYLVVDDSVFARKNLSRMIESFGGKIAGEAGDGCAAIAEYERLTPDIVLMDITMPLMEGIEAAERIVRQHPEARIVMVSSVGYQENIVAALQRGARHFVQKPVKPEVLYEVIKYVMGEECVVASAATGGA from the coding sequence ATGGAGCAATTCGCGGCAGTGCACCGCAAGAACGGCGAAGCGATCCGTTACTTGGTGGTGGATGATTCAGTCTTTGCCCGCAAGAACCTGTCTCGCATGATCGAGTCATTCGGTGGCAAGATCGCGGGCGAAGCCGGCGATGGCTGTGCCGCCATCGCTGAATACGAGCGGCTCACCCCAGACATCGTGCTTATGGACATCACCATGCCGTTGATGGAGGGCATCGAAGCCGCCGAGCGGATCGTACGGCAGCACCCGGAGGCGAGAATCGTGATGGTGTCGTCTGTCGGTTACCAGGAAAATATCGTGGCTGCCCTGCAGCGCGGCGCCCGTCACTTTGTGCAAAAGCCGGTCAAGCCCGAAGTCCTCTACGAGGTAATTAAGTACGTAATGGGAGAAGAATGTGTGGTTGCCAGTGCCGCGACGGGAGGAGCCTAG
- a CDS encoding chemotaxis protein CheA translates to MSFFSEDRAAELRQLFFESAQELLQTLNEDALKLEKNSQDPELARAIRRTIHTIKGDSAACGFRELSELAHELEDALAPEVTSAVPSQVAELVLSAADVFEAMLAAYKGKLQLPAAEPLQQMIRGLRPSKSQAPRAASIPPPVTSWTEGERQAIAHFLRAGKNVFRVSAFIDPQCPMRSAARQLLQNVLQQCGELLALHPDALVTDATLVEAALVSDNSAEWIAARCRIPAVTSEIKVETWPAVRQIIAKHQETNSTARTTAAEAAPAAPGGVHTLENSLRVDADRIDHVLNLIGELIIGKSMLQQTVNDFSRRFPDDVLRNKFADVMAYQTRVLNDLQRSAMQVRMVPVEQLFRRFPRIVRDLGKQCGKEIGLMLSGQDTELDKSILDAIAEPLAHLVRNAADHGLETAEARQKAGKAAKGTIRLNAYHQGNQVVIEVSDDGRGIDTKKVLRKAIERGILTTEEAAKLSDQEVAMLIFRPGFSTAEEVTEISGRGIGMDIVQNVIHRLKGTVSIESQAGAGTRFLLKVPLTLAIIKALLFRVGGRLYAIPLNSVVEITRAVEADIHRVDNHEVLQLRKIVLTMVRLGRRTTSDTTKMFVMVVTLGERKYGLIVDELVGEEELVIKPLDQQVVSTELVSGASILGDGTVVLILNLAAVVERYIRIRPPSPGAALPGVLTERAPVPTSATGDPS, encoded by the coding sequence GTGAGCTTCTTCTCCGAGGACCGCGCCGCCGAATTGCGACAGTTGTTCTTTGAGAGTGCCCAGGAACTGCTCCAGACCCTCAACGAAGACGCGCTTAAGCTGGAGAAGAACTCTCAAGACCCTGAGTTGGCACGAGCCATCCGCCGTACCATCCATACCATCAAAGGTGACTCGGCGGCCTGTGGATTCCGCGAACTCAGTGAATTGGCGCATGAGTTGGAAGATGCGCTGGCGCCGGAGGTGACCAGCGCCGTACCCAGTCAGGTTGCGGAGCTTGTGCTGAGCGCTGCCGACGTGTTCGAGGCCATGCTCGCGGCTTACAAAGGCAAGCTGCAGCTGCCGGCGGCTGAACCGCTGCAACAGATGATTCGTGGTCTCCGGCCGTCAAAGTCACAAGCCCCTAGAGCTGCAAGCATTCCTCCTCCCGTAACTTCCTGGACGGAAGGTGAACGGCAGGCTATCGCACACTTTCTACGTGCCGGAAAGAACGTCTTTCGGGTGAGCGCCTTCATTGACCCACAATGCCCAATGCGAAGTGCCGCGCGTCAGCTTCTGCAAAATGTGCTGCAGCAGTGCGGAGAACTTCTGGCGCTCCATCCCGATGCGCTGGTTACAGATGCCACCTTGGTGGAAGCCGCGCTGGTCAGTGATAACTCTGCCGAGTGGATTGCTGCACGCTGCCGCATTCCCGCGGTGACGAGCGAAATTAAGGTTGAGACGTGGCCTGCGGTGCGTCAAATCATTGCCAAACATCAGGAGACTAATTCCACAGCGCGCACGACTGCCGCAGAGGCGGCGCCGGCAGCCCCTGGAGGAGTCCATACCCTTGAAAACAGTCTCCGCGTGGACGCGGACCGGATTGATCACGTACTTAACTTGATCGGCGAGCTGATCATCGGGAAATCCATGCTGCAGCAGACGGTGAACGATTTCAGCCGACGTTTTCCGGATGACGTTCTTCGCAACAAGTTTGCCGATGTCATGGCTTACCAGACCAGGGTGCTCAATGACCTGCAGCGTTCCGCGATGCAGGTACGTATGGTGCCGGTGGAGCAGCTCTTCCGGCGCTTCCCACGTATCGTGCGCGACCTAGGGAAACAGTGTGGTAAAGAGATCGGGCTAATGCTGAGCGGCCAGGATACGGAGCTAGACAAAAGTATTCTGGACGCAATAGCGGAACCTCTGGCCCACCTGGTGCGCAATGCCGCTGACCATGGGTTGGAGACCGCGGAAGCACGCCAAAAGGCTGGCAAAGCGGCTAAAGGAACCATTCGTCTGAATGCCTACCATCAGGGCAATCAGGTGGTGATCGAAGTCAGCGATGACGGGCGTGGCATTGACACCAAGAAAGTCCTGCGCAAAGCCATCGAGCGCGGCATTTTGACGACTGAGGAGGCAGCGAAGCTCAGCGATCAGGAAGTGGCTATGTTGATCTTCCGGCCAGGATTCAGCACTGCCGAGGAGGTCACCGAGATATCCGGACGCGGCATTGGAATGGATATCGTGCAGAACGTGATCCATCGCCTTAAAGGCACCGTCAGCATTGAATCGCAGGCGGGCGCCGGCACGAGATTTCTGCTCAAGGTCCCCTTAACGCTCGCCATCATCAAAGCTCTCCTCTTTCGTGTAGGTGGACGACTCTATGCGATTCCGCTGAATTCGGTGGTGGAGATCACACGCGCTGTAGAAGCAGACATCCATCGCGTGGACAATCACGAGGTTCTTCAGCTCCGCAAGATCGTCCTTACCATGGTCCGTCTGGGTAGGCGCACCACTTCGGACACGACCAAAATGTTCGTGATGGTGGTGACGCTGGGAGAACGGAAATACGGCCTGATCGTGGATGAGCTTGTGGGTGAGGAAGAACTCGTAATCAAGCCACTTGATCAGCAGGTGGTTTCGACCGAATTGGTGAGCGGAGCCTCGATTCTGGGAGATGGCACCGTGGTGCTCATCCTGAACCTGGCGGCAGTTGTGGAACGTTACATCCGTATACGTCCCCCAAGTCCCGGCGCTGCGTTGCCGGGTGTTCTAACGGAGCGCGCCCCAGTGCCCACGAGCGCGACGGGGGACCCGTCATGA